A segment of the Leptotrichia sp. oral taxon 215 str. W9775 genome:
AATATTGGATGAACTGGAAAAGAAAGGAAGACTTTCATATCAGGAATTAGATAGTATAATGAAAGTTTCTGCTTCAACAATAAGAAGAGATATTGAAAAAATGTTCAAAAATGGTCTGTTGATAAAAATAAAAGGCGGAGTTGCACAACTGGAAAAATTGAATTTTGATCCAAAAATAGCAGACAGGTTCAATAGGAATGTTGAGGGAAAGAAGGAAATAGCTCAAAAAGCATTCAAAAGGATAAAAAAAGGTGATTTTATTTATCTTGATGCAGGGACAACAGTTTTCTATCTTATTGAAAAATTAAAGGACATTGAAGTAACGGTTATAACAAATGGGACTATGCATATCGATGAATTATTAAGAAATAACATAAGGACAATTGTAGCAGGTGGAGAAATAAAGGGACTTACAGGAGCAGTTGTAGGCATTGAAACTGTTGAGTTTCTGGATAAATATCGTTTTGATAAATGTTTTCTGGGAACAAATGGCATAAGCTTGAAGGCAGGTTTTACAACGCCTGAAGTTAATGAAGCCATGGTAAAGAAAAAAGTGCTGGAGCTTTCAGAAGAAAAGTATATACTGGCTGATGAAGATAAGTTTGACAAAATATCAAATATAAAGTTTTCACCACTTGAAAATTGTAAAATAATTA
Coding sequences within it:
- a CDS encoding DeoR/GlpR family DNA-binding transcription regulator, with product MLEIDRFEKILDELEKKGRLSYQELDSIMKVSASTIRRDIEKMFKNGLLIKIKGGVAQLEKLNFDPKIADRFNRNVEGKKEIAQKAFKRIKKGDFIYLDAGTTVFYLIEKLKDIEVTVITNGTMHIDELLRNNIRTIVAGGEIKGLTGAVVGIETVEFLDKYRFDKCFLGTNGISLKAGFTTPEVNEAMVKKKVLELSEEKYILADEDKFDKISNIKFSPLENCKIITTKKAIKENNRYKKYFY